The Bacillus sp. F19 DNA segment AATGGATTTTCCGCCTTCAATCGCAGCAATACTTGCACCGTTCCCTAAATGACAGGAAATAAGACGAAGCTGTTCAATCGGACGGCCTAATAATTCAGCTGCTCTTTCTGAAACATACTTATGAGATGTTCCGTGAAAACCGTATTTACGAATGCCAAATTTCTCATAATACTCGTATGGAAGGCTGTATAAGAAAGATTGTTCCGGCATTGTCTGATGAAAAGCTGTATCAAAAACAGCTACAGCAGGCACGTTTGGAAGAACCTCTTTAAATGCTTTGATACCGACAACGTTAGCCGGGTTATGAAGAGGAGCAAGTTCTGAAAGCTCTTCTATTTCTTTCAATGTTTCAGGAGTAATAAGTACGGAATCATCGAATTTTTCTCCGCCGTGAACAACACGGTGGCCAATTCCTTCAATTTCATCCAACGAACCGATAATTCCAAGCTCTGTTAATTTAGAAAGCAGAATTTTAACAGCAACAGCATGATCTGGAATATCTGTTGTTTCTGTTATTTTTTCCCCGTTTACTGAAATCGTAAATACGGCTTGATCTAAACCGATTCGTTCTACAAGACCAGCCGTTAAAACGTCCTCAGCCGGCATCTCGAATAATTGGAACTTCAAAGAAGAGCTCCCTGCATTAATTGCAATTACTTTTGCCATTATGTTTACCGCTCCTTTTTATATAAAGCACTTTGCATATTTAATAAGAAATGTTCTCTTCCTTAT contains these protein-coding regions:
- a CDS encoding acetate kinase, which translates into the protein MAKVIAINAGSSSLKFQLFEMPAEDVLTAGLVERIGLDQAVFTISVNGEKITETTDIPDHAVAVKILLSKLTELGIIGSLDEIEGIGHRVVHGGEKFDDSVLITPETLKEIEELSELAPLHNPANVVGIKAFKEVLPNVPAVAVFDTAFHQTMPEQSFLYSLPYEYYEKFGIRKYGFHGTSHKYVSERAAELLGRPIEQLRLISCHLGNGASIAAIEGGKSIDTSMGFTPLAGVAMGTRSGNIDPALIPFIMEKTGHSAIEVLDILNKKSGLLGISGLSSDLRDIEKAAEEGNDRARTSLEVFASRIHKYIGSYAARMSGVDAIIFTAGIGENSINIRERVLRGLEFMGVYWDPALNHVRGEEAFVSYPHSPVKVIIIPTNEEVMIARDVERIAK